Proteins co-encoded in one Drosophila bipectinata strain 14024-0381.07 unplaced genomic scaffold, DbipHiC1v2 scaffold_268, whole genome shotgun sequence genomic window:
- the LOC138927464 gene encoding PE-PGRS family protein PE_PGRS4-like, producing the protein MKLSPKIYQKPILTEMENEAAGGGREKEESHEEDPASDAVARGATNTTPSIGTTGGKGGGNGRQKEAAGVNVACGTTYATPKEGGQGGGAVDEGAVGVANTTEAGAGPAALVPGAAANEAGADEVSVGWRRQGGPRSRLAAGALCEGGGGGGEEARTHRKVVCHGAGERVNGATRGKKESTWNVTGPGATLGK; encoded by the exons ATGAAACTTTCACCAAAAATCTACCAAAAACCCATCCTAACAGAGATGGAAAATGAG GCGGCTGGTGGAGGCCGCGAAAAGGAGGAAAGCCACGAAGAGGACCCGGCCAGCGACGCGGTGGCCCGCGGTGCCACCAACACCACGCCCTCGATCGGAACGACCGGAGGAAAGGGAGGTGGCAACGGCCGCCAGAAAGAGGCAGCAGGAGTCAACGTGGCCTGCGGCACCACCTACGCCACGCCCAAGGAAGGAGGacaaggaggaggagccgTGGACGAAGGGGCCGTGGGTGTGGCCAACACCACGGAAGCCGGCGCTGGGCCGGCAGCACTCGTGCCCGGAGCAGCGGCCAACGAGGCCGGTGCTGATGAGGTCAGCGTCGGATGGAGGCGACAAGGAGGTCCCAGAAGCAGACTGGCCGCCGGAGCTCTGTGTGAGGGTGGCGGCGGAGGTGGAGAGGAGGCGCGGACGCACCGGAAGGTGGTGTGTCATGGCGCAG gtgaaagggtaaacggcgccacccgggggaagaaggaatcgacgtggaacgtaacgggtcCTGGGGCAACGTTGGGAAAGTAG